A stretch of Sulfurimonas autotrophica DSM 16294 DNA encodes these proteins:
- a CDS encoding chemotaxis protein CheA codes for MNEELELFCEDADEQLTFMENALITMQEDGVDEESIGALFRAMHTIKGTAGMFGFDAIVGFAHVAESLLSEVRDAKVMLTPDMIDIFLKAKDHTQHLIDLAIAQEEIDEFTQVTNDELLKMLEAFMPNQQTKPAIEAQPTTEIQEEQTSEEEILWHVSFRLKPNFFATGMDIVNILSFFHELGEIKKIFPITSNIPNLQEINPTQAYMGYEILFLTDVEYEDIEEIFEFVLDDIELSIFKASNKDALKKLIQESKDKASLKDELIKHGFYDASLLEEPPSEEATQEVQPEAEQKQAAPQAKKTPQKEQNKSFSLRVDSSKIDQLINQISEMVIANAKVTQRADILDDNELSESATILTDMLEEIRTGVMNIRMVQVGDSFNKFKRIVHDVAKKVNKEIDFEIIGGETELDKMVVEKISDPLMHMLRNSIDHGIEMPEEREKLGKERSGKVTLTTYPDAGTIVIEIRDDGKGLPKDKILQKAIKNGLVPENNNLSDKEIYNLIFVAGLSTAEEVSDISGRGVGMDVVKRNIESLRGTVEIDSKEGEGSLFTIRLPLTLAIIDGFLVQSGDTKYIIPLEMIQECIELDTNYKNQMNGNEFINLRDSMLPLLDIRKYFSEAASHSERENVVVVRYGDYKIGMMVDELFGEFQTVIKPLGEVFSNVPGISGGTILGSGEIALIFDIPKLMEHKIREIN; via the coding sequence ATGAATGAAGAATTAGAACTATTTTGTGAAGATGCAGATGAGCAGCTTACCTTTATGGAAAATGCTCTAATCACGATGCAAGAAGATGGAGTCGATGAAGAAAGCATAGGTGCCCTTTTTCGTGCTATGCACACCATAAAAGGTACGGCAGGAATGTTTGGTTTCGATGCCATAGTAGGTTTTGCTCATGTGGCTGAAAGCCTTTTAAGTGAAGTCAGAGATGCTAAAGTTATGCTTACACCGGATATGATAGATATATTTCTCAAAGCAAAAGACCATACGCAGCATTTAATTGATTTGGCAATAGCACAAGAAGAGATAGATGAATTTACACAAGTTACAAATGATGAACTCTTAAAAATGCTCGAAGCATTTATGCCAAACCAACAAACAAAACCTGCTATAGAGGCACAACCTACAACTGAAATACAAGAAGAACAAACAAGTGAAGAAGAAATATTATGGCATGTTTCTTTTCGATTAAAACCAAACTTTTTTGCAACAGGTATGGATATTGTCAATATTTTAAGTTTCTTTCATGAACTTGGAGAGATAAAAAAAATATTTCCAATTACCTCAAATATCCCGAATCTGCAGGAGATAAACCCTACCCAAGCCTACATGGGTTATGAAATTCTTTTTCTGACTGATGTAGAGTATGAAGATATTGAAGAGATATTTGAATTTGTTTTAGATGATATTGAGCTCTCTATATTCAAAGCCAGCAATAAAGATGCATTAAAAAAATTAATTCAAGAATCCAAAGACAAGGCAAGCCTTAAAGATGAACTCATAAAACATGGCTTTTATGATGCTTCACTCCTTGAAGAGCCTCCGTCAGAAGAGGCTACACAAGAAGTACAGCCAGAAGCAGAACAAAAACAGGCCGCGCCTCAAGCAAAAAAAACGCCGCAAAAAGAACAGAACAAAAGCTTTTCTCTGCGTGTGGATTCATCAAAAATAGACCAACTCATCAACCAGATTTCTGAAATGGTTATTGCAAATGCAAAAGTGACACAAAGAGCAGATATTTTAGATGACAATGAACTGAGTGAATCGGCAACTATTCTTACCGATATGCTTGAAGAGATACGAACAGGAGTTATGAATATTCGTATGGTTCAAGTCGGTGACAGTTTTAACAAATTTAAGAGAATTGTTCATGATGTTGCTAAAAAAGTGAACAAGGAAATTGACTTTGAAATTATTGGAGGTGAAACAGAACTTGATAAAATGGTTGTTGAAAAAATTTCTGATCCGCTGATGCATATGCTAAGAAACTCTATTGATCATGGCATAGAAATGCCTGAAGAAAGAGAAAAGCTCGGTAAAGAGAGAAGCGGAAAAGTAACACTTACAACTTACCCGGATGCAGGTACTATAGTAATTGAAATAAGAGATGACGGAAAGGGTCTTCCAAAAGACAAAATCTTACAAAAGGCAATAAAAAACGGTCTCGTGCCTGAAAATAATAATCTCAGCGATAAAGAGATATATAATCTGATATTTGTGGCAGGTCTCTCCACTGCTGAAGAAGTTTCTGACATATCAGGACGCGGTGTCGGCATGGATGTTGTTAAAAGAAATATAGAAAGCCTCAGAGGAACAGTCGAAATTGATTCCAAAGAGGGAGAAGGCAGTCTCTTTACTATCAGGCTCCCTCTAACGCTTGCCATCATAGATGGGTTTTTAGTCCAAAGCGGTGATACAAAATATATTATACCGCTAGAGATGATACAAGAGTGTATAGAGTTAGACACCAACTACAAAAATCAAATGAACGGTAATGAATTTATAAACCTCAGAGATTCAATGCTTCCATTGCTTGATATAAGGAAATATTTTTCTGAGGCTGCATCACACAGTGAAAGAGAAAATGTTGTAGTGGTACGTTATGGTGATTACAAAATAGGAATGATGGTAGATGAACTTTTTGGTGAATTCCAAACTGTTATCAAACCTTTAGGTGAAGTGTTTAGTAATGTTCCGGGAATTAGTGGCGGAACTATATTAGGAAGTGGTGAAATAGCCCTTATATTTGATATTCCAAAACTAATGGAACACAAAATTAGAGAAATCAACTAA
- a CDS encoding STAS domain-containing protein, giving the protein MKFNNNELNIYEVESLHKSLLEEFAKGDLLLDMQNVNRVDMSVIQLFISAQKTAGESSKKFALQNVNEELAQIIKNSACDFLLEETG; this is encoded by the coding sequence ATGAAATTTAATAACAACGAATTAAATATTTACGAAGTTGAATCACTTCACAAATCTTTACTTGAAGAATTTGCAAAGGGTGACTTGCTTTTAGATATGCAAAATGTAAACAGAGTAGATATGAGTGTTATTCAACTCTTTATATCTGCTCAAAAAACTGCCGGGGAGAGTTCAAAAAAATTCGCACTTCAAAATGTCAATGAAGAACTGGCACAAATCATCAAAAATTCTGCATGTGACTTTTTATTGGAGGAGACTGGATGA
- a CDS encoding response regulator, which translates to MGKILIVDDSSLIRAVASSAAVEAGHEPIVAENGQEGLDKLAQDKFDLIFSDVNMPVMGGLEMVENIKANDAYKYIPIVMLTTESNPDLKTKGQALGVKAWMLKPFNKKKFFMAVKKLIA; encoded by the coding sequence ATGGGTAAGATATTAATAGTAGATGATTCAAGTCTGATTCGTGCTGTTGCTTCTTCGGCAGCAGTTGAAGCAGGACATGAACCGATAGTTGCTGAAAACGGTCAAGAGGGGTTGGATAAATTAGCTCAAGATAAATTTGATTTAATATTTAGTGATGTAAACATGCCTGTTATGGGCGGGTTGGAAATGGTTGAAAACATTAAAGCAAATGATGCATATAAATATATACCGATTGTTATGCTTACTACAGAATCAAACCCGGACTTAAAAACAAAAGGTCAGGCACTAGGCGTCAAAGCATGGATGCTTAAGCCATTTAATAAAAAGAAATTTTTTATGGCAGTAAAAAAACTAATTGCGTGA
- a CDS encoding DnaJ domain-containing protein produces MQILLGVHETIIKINSMSIKIDYIQYFIHQHFSDVIINKRVLHIPASHQNRHYRIFLLKWLYALYAKKTHNDFFELKDTLLNRQHKAIKILLAHDIIYKIIWNIIDAQKIALKIEPYNSSIINVLQTYFTTSLHVTQTHCSLYVSSPKEKALVKKLLDSSDIIFMNHKHIFNTKQMNEFVYVPSKKEKLHMTPLQKAHTILGTLPNDDAEMLKKRYKKLAKKYHPDKANTKDDKNVALYTQKFQNILEAYEMLLKQVG; encoded by the coding sequence ATGCAGATTTTACTCGGCGTACACGAAACTATTATAAAAATAAATTCTATGTCGATCAAAATAGATTATATACAGTATTTTATACATCAGCATTTTAGCGATGTGATAATAAACAAAAGGGTGTTACATATACCTGCATCACATCAGAACCGTCATTATCGTATTTTTTTACTCAAATGGCTTTATGCGCTGTATGCAAAGAAGACTCATAATGATTTTTTTGAATTAAAAGATACACTTCTAAACAGGCAGCATAAAGCTATAAAAATCTTATTGGCCCACGATATTATCTATAAAATCATTTGGAATATAATTGATGCTCAAAAGATAGCACTAAAGATTGAACCATATAACAGTAGTATTATAAATGTACTACAAACATACTTTACGACTTCGTTACATGTAACTCAAACACATTGTTCTTTATATGTTAGCTCGCCAAAAGAAAAAGCGCTTGTGAAAAAACTTTTAGATTCTTCTGACATTATTTTCATGAATCATAAACATATATTTAATACAAAGCAAATGAATGAATTTGTGTATGTTCCTAGTAAAAAGGAAAAACTACATATGACTCCTTTACAAAAAGCACATACTATTTTGGGTACATTGCCAAATGATGATGCGGAGATGCTGAAAAAACGTTATAAAAAACTGGCAAAAAAATATCATCCTGATAAAGCCAATACAAAAGATGATAAAAATGTGGCCTTATATACACAAAAATTTCAAAATATTTTAGAAGCGTATGAGATGCTTTTAAAACAGGTGGGATAA
- a CDS encoding nucleoside 2-deoxyribosyltransferase, translated as MKKIYIAGPDVFEQNSIEIGKKLVKMCKKYGYEGLYPLDNVVDFSQSKHKTAQDIFDANIAMIQKADIVIANLNPFRGKEPDSGTVFECGFAYGLKKEVYGYLSHTCNYLDSFNEDEKFAKEGYFCDDKKRLIEDFDYPLNLMLSCSTKILEGDFETVLKFLKGKE; from the coding sequence ATGAAAAAAATCTATATAGCCGGTCCTGATGTTTTTGAACAAAATTCCATAGAGATTGGAAAAAAATTAGTGAAAATGTGTAAAAAGTATGGCTATGAGGGTCTGTATCCTCTTGATAATGTTGTCGATTTTTCACAAAGTAAACATAAAACAGCGCAAGATATATTTGATGCAAACATTGCAATGATACAAAAAGCTGATATTGTCATTGCTAATTTAAATCCGTTTCGAGGAAAAGAGCCGGATAGTGGTACTGTTTTTGAATGCGGATTTGCTTACGGGTTAAAAAAAGAAGTGTATGGGTATTTGAGCCATACATGTAACTATCTAGACAGCTTCAATGAAGATGAAAAATTTGCTAAAGAGGGGTATTTTTGTGATGATAAAAAAAGACTTATAGAAGATTTTGATTATCCACTTAATTTAATGCTCTCTTGTTCTACTAAAATTTTAGAAGGTGACTTTGAAACTGTTTTAAAATTCCTCAAAGGCAAAGAATGA
- a CDS encoding ABC transporter substrate-binding protein, whose protein sequence is MKSFIFILLFLSFSSFLNAQTGHSSNNLQKVSLQLHWKYQFEFAGFIAAKEKGFYRDAGLDVQLKEYQTGMNVVDEVLSHRADFGIYNSSILLEYLKGKPIVLLASFFKRSALVLITQPYIHSPKDLVGKTVMSSLVDDFALNFKPYLDGYGVNINDIKMVNQTYRVDEFAKGEVDAMTAFVSDQPYKLDKLGIKYNILNPSNDNLFVLQEELFTSADELKNHPQQVYAFKEASIKGWEYALSHRKEIAQIIKKKYAPQLDMDTLEYEAEAINKLILPFIYDIGSIDRNFLNKQIQLFKSNFHIGEGKSLDDFILKPRINKLDLTETEQKYIETHQKIPMCINYDFFPIDGFKDGKHIGIMADVFKLISNETGLKFIPLESQSEKGLYEHLQEKRCKLLSVVATDNVHFSTIKPTKSFSATNFTLLSRLDRSFIDNPMLLKGKLLLVQKESFKNYLNYLYPYLNIEVEDNKNIMVQKILDGKAYSIASIDEQADYFIDKYGYGKLKINGFLAKDKLLHGSIGVQKDEPVLYSIIQKALDNIPKQKIESIQNSWRLTRYHERVDYILLWAVLGVVSVIFLIMIYYQRKLKYFNKALEKRVAQKTKELQEANELLEHKVQKKAQELIKKDEILTSQSKQAVMGEMISMIAHQWRQPLNTITLQVSNLQLKYMMGQEILKEEVMQTLEDISNSIVYLSDTIDDFKTYFHPNKTPEDIALESLLNKAVKFILPRLKSNKIELKIECDSSIHVHVYINELIQVLLNILNNAVDVYENRNMDDKIITIICKKSGLNVQINITDRAGGISDEHLPKLFEPYFSTKGKNGTGLGLYMSKMIIEKQFGGSISVKSSIFGTTFTLVIPKDIQKK, encoded by the coding sequence ATGAAATCTTTTATTTTTATATTGCTTTTTTTATCTTTTTCTTCTTTTTTAAACGCTCAAACCGGGCATTCTTCTAATAACTTACAAAAAGTTTCTTTGCAACTGCATTGGAAATACCAATTTGAATTCGCAGGTTTTATTGCTGCAAAAGAGAAAGGTTTTTATCGTGATGCCGGTTTGGATGTCCAACTCAAAGAGTATCAAACCGGTATGAATGTTGTTGATGAAGTCCTTTCTCATCGAGCTGATTTTGGAATTTACAATTCATCTATTTTATTGGAGTATTTAAAAGGAAAGCCTATTGTCCTTTTGGCATCATTTTTTAAACGTTCGGCTCTTGTTTTAATTACACAGCCATACATTCACTCACCTAAGGACTTAGTCGGAAAAACAGTTATGTCCTCTCTTGTTGATGATTTTGCACTAAATTTTAAACCTTATTTAGATGGCTACGGTGTGAATATAAATGATATTAAAATGGTTAATCAGACATATAGAGTTGATGAGTTTGCAAAAGGTGAAGTGGATGCTATGACTGCCTTTGTTTCCGACCAACCCTACAAACTCGATAAACTTGGTATAAAATATAATATTTTAAATCCATCAAATGATAATTTATTTGTTCTTCAAGAGGAGCTATTTACCTCCGCTGATGAACTGAAAAATCATCCACAACAGGTTTATGCATTTAAGGAAGCCTCCATAAAAGGTTGGGAATATGCACTTTCGCACAGAAAAGAGATCGCACAAATAATCAAAAAAAAATATGCGCCGCAACTTGATATGGACACGTTGGAGTATGAAGCAGAGGCTATCAATAAACTGATACTGCCTTTTATATATGATATAGGCTCCATAGACAGAAATTTTTTAAATAAACAGATACAGCTTTTTAAAAGTAATTTTCATATTGGAGAGGGGAAAAGTTTAGATGATTTTATTTTAAAACCTAGAATAAACAAACTTGATTTGACAGAAACTGAACAAAAGTATATAGAAACTCATCAGAAAATACCTATGTGCATAAATTATGATTTCTTTCCGATTGACGGCTTTAAAGACGGAAAACACATAGGTATTATGGCTGATGTGTTTAAATTGATTTCAAATGAAACAGGCTTGAAATTTATTCCTTTAGAATCACAATCAGAAAAAGGTTTGTATGAACACTTACAAGAAAAAAGATGTAAACTTCTCTCTGTAGTGGCAACGGACAATGTGCATTTTAGTACCATAAAACCGACAAAATCTTTTAGTGCAACTAATTTTACGCTATTAAGCAGACTTGACCGATCTTTTATTGACAATCCTATGTTGTTAAAAGGAAAATTGTTATTGGTACAAAAAGAATCATTTAAAAATTATTTGAACTATTTGTATCCATATTTAAATATTGAAGTAGAAGATAACAAAAATATCATGGTACAAAAAATTCTTGATGGCAAAGCGTATTCTATTGCATCTATAGATGAACAGGCGGATTATTTTATTGATAAGTATGGTTACGGGAAGTTGAAAATTAATGGCTTCTTGGCAAAAGATAAACTTTTACATGGGAGTATCGGTGTACAAAAAGATGAACCTGTTTTATACTCCATTATACAAAAAGCTCTTGATAATATTCCAAAACAAAAGATAGAATCAATTCAAAACAGCTGGAGATTAACACGGTATCATGAGCGAGTGGATTATATTCTTTTATGGGCTGTTTTAGGCGTTGTTAGTGTTATCTTTCTTATTATGATCTATTATCAAAGAAAATTAAAGTACTTTAACAAAGCACTCGAAAAAAGAGTTGCGCAAAAAACAAAAGAACTACAAGAAGCAAACGAACTTTTAGAGCATAAAGTACAAAAAAAAGCGCAAGAACTCATAAAAAAAGATGAAATTTTAACTTCTCAATCCAAGCAGGCCGTTATGGGTGAAATGATAAGTATGATTGCCCATCAGTGGAGACAACCATTAAATACAATTACTCTTCAGGTGTCAAATTTGCAGTTAAAATACATGATGGGACAAGAGATTTTAAAAGAAGAGGTGATGCAGACATTAGAAGATATCAGCAACTCTATTGTATATCTCTCAGATACGATTGATGATTTTAAAACTTATTTTCACCCTAACAAAACCCCTGAAGATATAGCACTTGAATCATTGCTTAATAAAGCGGTGAAATTTATTTTACCAAGACTTAAATCAAATAAAATAGAACTCAAAATAGAGTGTGACTCATCTATACATGTACATGTTTATATAAATGAACTTATACAGGTTTTACTCAATATTTTAAATAATGCTGTTGATGTGTATGAAAATAGAAATATGGATGATAAAATCATAACAATTATATGTAAAAAAAGTGGTTTAAATGTACAAATAAATATAACAGATAGAGCCGGAGGAATCAGTGATGAACACTTGCCTAAGTTGTTTGAACCATATTTTTCTACAAAAGGAAAAAACGGAACAGGACTTGGTCTGTATATGTCGAAAATGATTATAGAAAAGCAGTTTGGCGGGAGTATCAGTGTCAAAAGTTCAATATTCGGTACGACTTTTACTCTAGTTATACCAAAAGATATACAAAAAAAATAA
- a CDS encoding (2Fe-2S)-binding protein, protein MIDLDTEICVCNSLTLKDIAQCIKENNFTTLQELLENDVCPMGDKCESCKDEGFNNDGLNLPMVLAMVRNKQV, encoded by the coding sequence ATGATAGACTTAGATACTGAAATTTGTGTATGTAATTCATTGACTCTAAAAGATATAGCCCAATGTATAAAAGAAAATAATTTTACAACACTCCAAGAGCTTTTAGAAAACGACGTATGTCCTATGGGTGACAAATGTGAATCGTGTAAAGATGAAGGCTTTAACAATGATGGACTTAACCTTCCGATGGTTTTAGCAATGGTGAGAAACAAACAAGTATAA
- the dsbD gene encoding protein-disulfide reductase DsbD: MKFLLKIFFAFALGLGLLNAADFLMPDQAFKPYAKVNDEIQIEAGVTIAKDIYLYEDKLKIELVDAKGLSIENIQKPATTKHSGDNVYLKSPNFIVTLQKDASVSGLQDVKLKISYQGCSEQGLCYEPSSKIFNLKIDTSKFSANTAKSVEKTAEKNVKSETDSIADTIKSSSFLVVLATFFGFGVLLSLTPCVFPMIPIISGVIISQGEGLTTRKAFALSLVYVLAMAIAYTIAGVLAGLFGSNLQAALQTPWVVYSFAGVFVALAASMFGFYELKLPDALVTKVSSNSNRNGFAGVAIMGFLSALIVGPCVAAPLAGALVYIGQTGDALLGGAALFSMSIGMGILLILVGVSAGKFMPKPGPWMVMVNEIFGALMLGVAIWMLEKVLPSSITILMYAIVGLGFSVHFGAFDKEGHSFKRTVSLMLFIYSLALFISVLAGAPSIKQPLGFLKSQAAGTVFSANEKKLTFTKVTSLEELNALLQKNKGKKIMLDFAADWCTACKELEEVTFADPNIREKLSEFVLIRADVTANGAKEKALSKAYGVFGPPVILFFDKDLHVKKSKTIVGFIEPQEFLAHLNAL, encoded by the coding sequence ATGAAATTTTTACTAAAAATATTTTTTGCATTTGCCTTGGGTTTAGGGCTTCTGAACGCAGCTGATTTTTTAATGCCCGATCAAGCTTTTAAACCTTATGCAAAAGTAAATGATGAAATACAGATAGAAGCAGGTGTTACAATAGCCAAAGATATATATCTGTATGAAGATAAATTAAAGATTGAGTTAGTTGATGCCAAGGGATTGTCGATTGAAAATATTCAAAAACCTGCAACAACAAAGCATAGTGGAGATAATGTATATTTAAAATCACCGAATTTTATTGTTACTCTTCAAAAAGATGCTTCAGTAAGCGGTCTGCAAGATGTAAAGTTGAAGATTTCTTATCAAGGCTGTTCTGAACAGGGTCTATGCTATGAGCCGAGCAGTAAAATTTTTAATTTAAAAATTGACACTTCCAAATTCTCTGCAAATACCGCGAAAAGCGTAGAAAAAACTGCAGAAAAAAATGTAAAATCAGAAACAGATTCTATTGCTGACACGATAAAATCAAGCAGCTTTTTAGTTGTTTTAGCAACTTTTTTTGGATTTGGGGTTTTATTGTCTTTGACACCATGTGTTTTTCCTATGATTCCTATAATCTCCGGTGTAATTATTTCTCAAGGAGAAGGACTGACAACCAGAAAAGCTTTTGCCTTATCTTTAGTTTATGTACTTGCAATGGCTATTGCCTATACAATCGCGGGTGTTTTAGCAGGGTTGTTTGGATCTAATTTGCAAGCCGCATTACAAACGCCTTGGGTCGTTTATTCCTTTGCAGGTGTCTTTGTTGCCCTTGCTGCTAGTATGTTTGGTTTTTATGAATTGAAACTTCCTGATGCACTTGTGACAAAAGTAAGCTCAAACTCAAATCGTAACGGTTTTGCGGGTGTAGCCATTATGGGATTTTTATCAGCACTTATTGTTGGTCCATGTGTCGCCGCTCCTCTTGCCGGTGCTTTAGTATACATCGGACAAACAGGCGATGCATTGCTTGGCGGTGCGGCTTTGTTTAGTATGAGTATAGGTATGGGGATTTTACTTATTTTAGTAGGTGTGAGTGCCGGTAAATTTATGCCTAAACCTGGTCCATGGATGGTTATGGTTAATGAGATATTCGGCGCATTAATGTTGGGTGTGGCTATTTGGATGCTTGAAAAAGTACTGCCTTCATCGATTACTATCTTGATGTATGCAATCGTTGGACTTGGATTTAGTGTGCACTTTGGAGCGTTTGATAAAGAAGGGCATAGTTTTAAACGTACTGTATCTTTAATGTTATTTATCTACTCTTTAGCACTTTTTATAAGTGTGTTAGCAGGTGCACCAAGTATAAAACAACCGCTGGGATTTTTAAAATCACAAGCAGCCGGCACAGTATTTTCTGCAAATGAGAAAAAGTTAACATTTACAAAAGTAACATCACTGGAAGAGCTCAATGCCCTCTTACAAAAAAACAAAGGCAAAAAAATCATGCTTGACTTTGCGGCAGATTGGTGTACTGCATGTAAGGAACTCGAAGAGGTGACTTTTGCAGACCCTAACATAAGAGAAAAATTAAGTGAATTTGTGTTGATTCGTGCAGATGTTACAGCGAACGGAGCAAAAGAAAAAGCTCTCAGCAAAGCATATGGTGTTTTTGGTCCTCCTGTTATTTTATTCTTTGACAAAGACTTACATGTAAAGAAATCAAAAACAATTGTAGGTTTTATAGAGCCACAAGAATTTTTGGCTCATCTTAATGCTTTATAG
- a CDS encoding cache domain-containing protein, with protein sequence MLKKIVIFFSGLILIVLLVALYYKNEVKEEKIYHIMDQIRLTLDSQLKSHQMDDLKVALMLSKNEGLVNALENDDEDLGYKILDDITKSIQKNTAMRIRAQIITKELNIFARSWDDIYAGMPIGDYRLDLQYFDTHTNPRTSIEIGRRLGIKATVPIYKNGEFLGFVEVISFFKSITDFFSSMGVDLYVLLDVKHTDTAVLMMENLTIDEYVLSNRNYNYAHLRTLNHIDFKELKLNGVVYADKKYIFYENMKDGSGKIIGGFVFVLPKRYLDYFRNPEDDISFLINVTRSGLYDVVKEEKYENNIIYKDYNAKSMVYLQDVIDKEDRQLFLDEAYEKFDKYSKDELIQMMLDRKIVKKIDGNIK encoded by the coding sequence TTGTTAAAAAAAATAGTTATCTTTTTTTCAGGGCTGATACTTATAGTCCTTTTGGTCGCTCTTTATTATAAAAATGAAGTAAAAGAAGAAAAAATTTATCATATTATGGATCAAATACGCTTAACGCTTGATTCACAGTTGAAATCTCATCAAATGGATGATTTAAAAGTTGCATTAATGCTTTCAAAAAATGAAGGCTTAGTCAATGCCTTGGAAAATGATGATGAAGATTTAGGTTATAAAATTCTTGATGATATTACTAAATCTATTCAAAAAAATACCGCTATGCGCATACGTGCTCAGATTATTACTAAAGAGTTGAATATATTTGCAAGAAGCTGGGATGATATTTATGCCGGTATGCCTATAGGTGACTACAGATTAGACTTGCAATATTTTGATACGCATACAAATCCCCGTACTTCTATAGAAATCGGGCGTCGTTTGGGTATAAAAGCTACGGTGCCTATATATAAAAACGGTGAATTTTTAGGTTTTGTAGAAGTTATCTCTTTTTTTAAATCAATTACAGATTTTTTTAGTTCAATGGGTGTGGATTTATATGTTTTACTTGATGTGAAACATACAGATACAGCCGTTTTAATGATGGAAAATTTAACTATTGATGAATATGTGCTCTCAAACAGAAATTATAACTATGCCCATTTGCGTACACTCAATCATATAGATTTTAAAGAACTAAAACTTAACGGTGTTGTTTATGCTGACAAAAAATATATTTTTTATGAAAATATGAAAGACGGAAGTGGTAAAATAATAGGTGGTTTTGTATTCGTATTACCAAAAAGGTACTTGGATTATTTTAGAAATCCAGAAGATGACATCTCTTTTTTAATAAATGTAACAAGAAGCGGATTATATGATGTTGTTAAAGAAGAAAAGTATGAAAACAATATAATATACAAAGACTATAATGCTAAATCAATGGTATATCTGCAAGATGTTATCGACAAAGAGGACAGACAGCTCTTTTTGGATGAAGCATACGAAAAATTTGATAAATACTCTAAAGATGAGTTGATTCAAATGATGCTTGACAGAAAAATAGTCAAAAAAATAGACGGGAACATTAAATGA
- a CDS encoding response regulator transcription factor, with protein MKILLLEDEYSLRISIEEFLTDLGYEVDGIMDGLEAYDAVYDKAYDLLLLDVNVPSLNGFELLKKIRVDDITIPAIFLTSMTDMDDLKEGYKRGCCDYIRKPFDLEELELRIDQAIASHLKNDGNTVELGCGLLYDLKKSKLTENDEEIVLRKTEKDLLEVLIKHKNSVVSTQMFQDEVWGEYVEPATIRVQLNNLKKKLPDTIIQNRRGLGYIIER; from the coding sequence ATGAAAATTTTACTTTTGGAAGATGAATACTCTTTACGTATTAGTATAGAAGAATTTTTAACAGATTTGGGGTATGAAGTAGATGGCATTATGGATGGACTTGAAGCTTATGATGCCGTATATGACAAAGCATACGATTTACTTCTTCTAGATGTAAATGTTCCATCATTAAACGGGTTTGAACTTTTAAAAAAAATACGTGTTGATGATATTACAATACCAGCTATATTTTTAACTTCTATGACAGATATGGATGACTTAAAAGAGGGGTACAAAAGAGGGTGCTGTGACTATATCCGCAAGCCTTTTGATTTGGAAGAACTTGAATTGCGTATTGACCAGGCAATAGCAAGTCACCTCAAAAATGACGGCAACACCGTTGAACTTGGATGCGGTTTACTGTATGATTTGAAAAAAAGTAAATTGACAGAGAATGATGAGGAAATTGTTTTAAGGAAGACAGAAAAAGATTTGCTCGAAGTATTGATAAAACATAAAAACTCTGTCGTCTCCACGCAGATGTTTCAAGATGAAGTGTGGGGAGAGTATGTTGAACCCGCTACAATCAGAGTACAGTTGAATAACCTTAAAAAGAAACTTCCCGACACTATTATACAAAATAGACGCGGTTTAGGATACATTATTGAAAGATAA